Proteins from a single region of Nocardiopsis dassonvillei subsp. dassonvillei DSM 43111:
- a CDS encoding TIGR03364 family FAD-dependent oxidoreductase, producing the protein MIIVGAGVLGTMHAWHAVSRGHEVVHLEREAAARGASVRNFGLVWVGGRAPGPELEAARRARVLWQEIAERVPALGFRASGSLTVATTGHELAVAEAAAGGSEAAERGYELLSPERTREVNPALRGDHLGALWCRSDAQVEPRTAQAALQAELGRSGRYTLLTGREVRDLAGPGAVRDDHGQVHRGDAVVLCTGAWLGGLVRELVPDLPVRRVRLQMAQTEPLGETLTTSVADGDSFRYYPAYRGPELDSLDEAQPQPPTARDHRMQLLMVQRADGSLTIGDTHEYDAPFSFDTAEDPYEHLAGVASRLLGRPLPPIRRRWAGVYAQCADPSRVVHRAPVGPDAWLVTGPGGRGMTCSPAIAETTANELGW; encoded by the coding sequence GTGATCATCGTCGGTGCCGGAGTCCTCGGCACCATGCACGCCTGGCACGCCGTCTCCCGAGGTCACGAGGTCGTCCACCTCGAACGGGAGGCGGCCGCCCGCGGCGCCTCCGTCCGCAACTTCGGCCTCGTCTGGGTCGGCGGACGCGCTCCCGGCCCCGAACTGGAGGCCGCCCGCCGGGCCCGCGTCCTGTGGCAGGAGATCGCCGAACGCGTCCCCGCCCTGGGCTTCCGGGCCTCCGGCTCCCTCACCGTCGCCACCACCGGCCACGAACTGGCCGTGGCCGAGGCGGCGGCCGGGGGTTCCGAAGCCGCCGAGCGCGGCTACGAACTCCTCAGCCCGGAGCGGACCCGCGAGGTCAACCCGGCCCTGCGCGGCGACCACCTCGGCGCCCTGTGGTGCCGCAGCGACGCCCAGGTCGAACCCCGCACCGCCCAGGCCGCCCTCCAGGCCGAACTCGGCCGCAGCGGCCGCTACACCCTCCTGACCGGGCGCGAGGTCCGCGACCTGGCCGGACCGGGCGCCGTCCGCGACGACCACGGGCAGGTCCACCGGGGCGACGCCGTCGTCCTGTGCACCGGCGCCTGGCTCGGCGGCCTGGTCCGCGAACTCGTCCCCGACCTGCCCGTGCGCCGCGTCCGCCTCCAGATGGCGCAGACCGAGCCCCTGGGCGAGACCCTCACCACCTCCGTCGCCGACGGCGACAGCTTCCGCTACTACCCCGCCTACCGGGGCCCCGAACTGGACTCCCTCGACGAGGCCCAGCCCCAGCCGCCCACCGCGCGCGACCACCGCATGCAGCTGCTCATGGTCCAGCGCGCCGACGGCTCCCTGACCATCGGCGACACCCACGAGTACGACGCGCCCTTCTCCTTCGACACCGCCGAGGACCCCTACGAGCACCTCGCCGGTGTCGCCAGCCGCCTCCTGGGCCGACCGCTGCCCCCGATCCGCCGGCGCTGGGCGGGCGTCTACGCCCAGTGCGCCGACCCCTCCCGGGTCGTCCACCGCGCCCCCGTGGGCCCCGACGCCTGGCTGGTCACCGGACCGGGCGGGCGGGGGATGACCTGCTCCCCGGCCATCGCCGAGACCACCGCCAACGAACTGGGCTGGTAA
- a CDS encoding GntR family transcriptional regulator, whose translation MTRVSIPGIPQDSGAPVRAGVPEHGRVPKYYAVRIQLTELVSGLVVGQPLPTERELAERFGAARETVRQALRDLLLEGRLSRRGRGTVVAGPKLEQPLSLASYTEGVRRQGRRPGRSLIDLRSWPCPPRLAEELHLSPGEPVWHLERVLLADDERVGLESTYIAVARVPRLDVDFDPDSTFYGYLADRVGITFGDADERLETVLATPREALLIGTPPALPMLLIHRVSRDEKGGPFERVRSLYRGDRFSFSVHLAGDGRE comes from the coding sequence ATGACCCGCGTGTCGATCCCAGGAATCCCCCAGGACAGCGGCGCCCCCGTGCGCGCGGGCGTCCCCGAGCACGGGCGCGTCCCCAAGTACTACGCGGTCCGGATACAGCTCACCGAGCTGGTGTCCGGGCTGGTGGTGGGCCAGCCGCTGCCCACCGAACGCGAGCTGGCCGAGCGCTTCGGCGCGGCCCGCGAGACGGTCCGCCAGGCGCTGCGCGACCTCCTGCTGGAGGGCAGGCTCAGCCGCCGCGGGCGCGGCACGGTGGTGGCCGGCCCCAAGCTGGAGCAGCCCCTGTCCCTGGCCAGCTACACCGAGGGCGTGCGCCGCCAGGGGCGGCGGCCGGGCCGCTCCCTCATCGACCTGCGCAGCTGGCCGTGCCCGCCCCGGCTGGCCGAGGAGCTGCACCTGAGCCCGGGCGAGCCGGTCTGGCACCTGGAGCGGGTGCTGCTGGCCGACGACGAGCGGGTGGGGCTGGAGTCCACCTACATCGCGGTGGCGCGCGTGCCCCGCCTGGACGTGGACTTCGACCCGGACTCCACCTTCTACGGCTACCTCGCCGACAGGGTCGGCATCACGTTCGGCGACGCCGACGAGCGCCTGGAGACCGTGCTGGCCACCCCGCGCGAGGCCCTGCTCATCGGCACCCCTCCGGCGCTGCCGATGCTGCTCATCCACCGCGTCTCCCGGGACGAGAAGGGCGGCCCCTTCGAACGGGTGCGCTCGCTCTACCGGGGCGACCGGTTCAGCTTCAGCGTCCACCTGGCCGGGGACGGGCGCGAGTAG
- a CDS encoding 2-aminoethylphosphonate ABC transporter permease subunit, with the protein MNVRTAPPPAGTASAPPAGGDAPARAPRTLPVWVWAVPPVVLLALVFLYPLVLVALESVTAPGGGLTLAHHADVLGSESFRSALATTVFIAVTATLGCLVLGFLLALVVAFVPFPGSGATARFIDTYLSFPSFLITLALLFLYGTVGVANGAWTEVTGAGTGPISFLATPWGVILAEITYFTPFVMRPLLAAFAQLDTAQIEVASSLGARPLRIVRAVILPEALPALAAGGALVLVLCLNEFAIVLFTGAKDVVTLPMLVYSAAILEADYTTACVVATVNAALSVSLYLVYRAATARLRAPSGGRRARA; encoded by the coding sequence GTGAACGTCCGGACCGCGCCGCCCCCGGCAGGCACCGCGTCCGCGCCCCCCGCGGGCGGGGACGCCCCGGCCCGGGCGCCCCGCACCCTCCCCGTGTGGGTGTGGGCGGTGCCGCCCGTCGTGCTGCTCGCCCTGGTGTTCCTGTACCCGCTCGTCCTCGTCGCCCTGGAGTCGGTCACCGCGCCCGGGGGCGGACTCACCCTCGCCCACCACGCCGACGTCCTGGGCTCGGAGTCCTTCCGGTCCGCGCTGGCCACCACCGTGTTCATCGCGGTCACCGCCACGCTGGGCTGCCTGGTCCTGGGCTTCCTCCTGGCCCTGGTCGTGGCGTTCGTGCCCTTCCCGGGCAGCGGGGCCACCGCCCGGTTCATCGACACCTACCTGTCCTTCCCGTCCTTCCTCATCACCCTCGCGCTGCTGTTCCTCTACGGCACCGTGGGCGTGGCCAACGGCGCGTGGACGGAGGTCACCGGGGCCGGGACCGGGCCGATCAGCTTCCTCGCCACACCCTGGGGCGTGATCCTGGCGGAGATCACCTACTTCACGCCGTTCGTCATGCGGCCGCTGCTCGCCGCGTTCGCCCAGCTCGACACCGCGCAGATCGAGGTCGCCTCCTCCCTGGGGGCCCGCCCCCTCAGGATCGTGCGGGCCGTCATCCTGCCCGAGGCCCTGCCCGCGCTCGCCGCCGGAGGCGCGCTCGTACTGGTGCTGTGCCTCAACGAGTTCGCGATCGTCCTGTTCACCGGGGCCAAGGACGTGGTGACCCTGCCGATGCTCGTCTACAGCGCGGCGATCCTGGAGGCCGACTACACCACCGCCTGCGTCGTGGCCACGGTCAACGCGGCCCTGTCGGTCTCGCTCTACCTCGTCTACCGCGCGGCCACCGCCCGGCTGCGCGCACCCTCCGGAGGCCGCCGTGCTCGTGCATAG
- a CDS encoding phosphonatase-like hydrolase translates to MHSTTVPAPPVELVVLDMAGTTVADDGLVEAAFEAALPDHTPEAAAYVRATMGESKITVFRHLCGDEDRAQEANRAFERAYARLVDEGRCAPLPGAEDALRELRAQGRTTALTTGFSRDTQERILSALGWREAADLVLCPADAGGRGRPHPDMVLTAALRARVSSVAAVAVVGDTASDIRSGLSAGASVAAGVRTGAHDDDALRAAGATHVLDGVADLPGLLASREG, encoded by the coding sequence ATGCACTCCACCACCGTCCCCGCCCCGCCCGTCGAACTCGTCGTCCTGGACATGGCGGGCACCACCGTCGCCGACGACGGCCTCGTCGAGGCGGCCTTCGAGGCGGCCCTGCCCGACCACACCCCCGAGGCCGCCGCGTACGTGCGCGCCACCATGGGCGAGTCCAAGATCACCGTCTTCCGCCACCTGTGCGGCGACGAGGACCGCGCCCAGGAGGCCAACCGCGCCTTCGAGCGTGCCTACGCCCGCCTGGTGGACGAGGGCCGCTGCGCGCCCCTGCCCGGAGCCGAGGACGCCCTGCGCGAGCTGCGCGCCCAGGGCCGCACGACCGCCCTGACCACCGGCTTCTCCCGCGACACCCAGGAGCGCATCCTGAGCGCCCTGGGCTGGCGGGAGGCCGCCGACCTCGTCCTGTGCCCCGCCGACGCGGGCGGGCGCGGACGCCCCCACCCCGACATGGTGCTCACCGCCGCCCTGCGCGCGCGGGTCTCCTCCGTGGCCGCCGTCGCCGTCGTCGGCGACACCGCCTCCGACATCCGCAGCGGGCTGAGCGCGGGGGCCTCGGTCGCCGCCGGGGTCCGCACCGGCGCCCACGACGACGACGCCCTGCGCGCGGCCGGGGCCACCCACGTCCTGGACGGCGTGGCGGACCTGCCCGGACTGCTCGCGTCGAGGGAGGGCTGA
- a CDS encoding dipeptidase, which yields MDVRAHIEAHRDEFVSSLKEWLAIPSISADPAHHPDVVRSARWLADHLTATGFPTVEVWQTPGLPAVFAEWPAADPDAPTVLVYGHHDVQPVDPVQEWETDPFVPTERGTSLFARGASDDKGQVLFHALGVRAALAASGADAPPVTVKLLVEGEEESGSVHFADLMRANRDRLACDVVVISDTTMWAADTPSMCVGMRGVTDVEISLYGPERDLHSGSFGGAVPNPLKAMSDLLSGLHDEDGRVAVPGFYDGVVEASREERELIARLPFDEREWLATAASTATWGEKGYSTLERIWLRPTAEINGMWGGHTGSGGKTIVPRSAHAKVSFRLVPGQDPLHVQDRVRAHVEAAVPEGLRAETEFGGPGVRACASDLSSTALKAARSAMERAFGTQVLFTREGGSGPEADIADILGAPLVFLAVGLDEDRIHAPNEKVEIPLLLKGAESAAYLWEELGGLG from the coding sequence ATGGACGTACGCGCCCACATCGAGGCACACCGGGACGAGTTCGTCTCCTCCCTCAAGGAGTGGCTGGCGATCCCCTCCATCTCCGCCGACCCCGCGCACCACCCCGACGTGGTCCGCTCCGCCCGGTGGCTCGCCGACCACCTCACCGCGACCGGCTTCCCCACCGTCGAGGTGTGGCAGACCCCCGGCCTGCCCGCCGTGTTCGCCGAGTGGCCCGCCGCCGACCCCGACGCCCCCACGGTGCTCGTCTACGGACACCACGACGTCCAGCCCGTCGACCCGGTCCAGGAGTGGGAGACCGACCCGTTCGTGCCCACCGAGCGCGGCACCTCCCTGTTCGCGCGCGGGGCCTCCGACGACAAGGGGCAGGTGCTCTTCCACGCCCTCGGCGTGCGCGCCGCCCTGGCCGCATCCGGCGCCGACGCCCCGCCCGTCACGGTCAAGCTGCTCGTGGAGGGCGAGGAGGAGTCGGGCTCGGTCCACTTCGCCGACCTGATGCGCGCCAACCGCGACCGCCTGGCCTGCGACGTCGTCGTCATCTCCGACACCACCATGTGGGCGGCCGACACCCCGTCCATGTGCGTGGGCATGCGCGGCGTCACCGACGTGGAGATCAGCCTGTACGGCCCCGAGCGCGACCTGCACAGCGGCTCCTTCGGCGGCGCCGTGCCCAACCCGCTCAAGGCCATGAGCGACCTGCTGTCCGGCCTGCACGACGAGGACGGCCGGGTGGCGGTCCCCGGCTTCTACGACGGGGTGGTCGAGGCCAGCCGGGAGGAGCGCGAACTCATCGCCCGGCTGCCCTTCGACGAGCGCGAGTGGCTGGCCACCGCCGCCTCCACCGCCACCTGGGGCGAGAAGGGCTACAGCACGCTGGAGCGGATCTGGCTGCGCCCGACCGCCGAGATCAACGGCATGTGGGGCGGCCACACCGGCTCGGGCGGCAAGACCATCGTCCCTCGCTCCGCGCACGCCAAGGTCAGCTTCCGCCTGGTGCCCGGCCAGGACCCGCTGCACGTGCAGGACCGCGTCCGCGCCCACGTCGAGGCGGCCGTCCCCGAGGGTCTGCGCGCCGAGACGGAGTTCGGCGGGCCGGGCGTGCGCGCCTGCGCCTCCGACCTGTCCTCCACCGCGCTGAAGGCGGCCCGCTCGGCCATGGAGCGCGCCTTCGGCACCCAGGTCCTGTTCACCCGCGAGGGCGGCAGCGGCCCCGAGGCCGACATCGCCGACATCCTCGGGGCGCCGCTGGTCTTCCTCGCCGTCGGCCTGGACGAGGACCGCATCCACGCCCCCAACGAGAAGGTGGAGATCCCCCTGCTGCTCAAGGGGGCCGAGAGCGCCGCCTACCTGTGGGAGGAGCTCGGCGGCCTCGGCTGA
- a CDS encoding ABC transporter ATP-binding protein → MGIRFDRVSVAYGETVVLDDLDLTVEPGEFMALLGPSGSGKTTALRAVAGFVRPASGRVLLGGRDVTGLPPHLRGVGMVVQSYALFPHMRVDQNVAFGLRAQGVPRREIAGRVAEALAMTGMGDYARRHPRELSGGQQQRVAIARALAIRPGVLLLDEPLSALDAQLRSDMLAELARLHRELPDVTVLYVTHDQSEALTLADRVAVLDRARLRDCDTPERLYQRPRTPFTARFVGGANLLPASLADGRVHCCGTVLEADPGDLPPGTGDGDGLRVCLRPHRLALGEGEHTLEGRVTDVQWRGSTHRVTVLVDGVPVTAELREMRTPPETGAAVTLGFARRDAVLLPEEEAS, encoded by the coding sequence GTGGGCATCCGCTTCGACCGCGTCAGCGTCGCCTACGGGGAGACCGTGGTCCTGGACGACCTCGACCTCACCGTCGAACCCGGCGAGTTCATGGCGCTGCTGGGGCCCTCCGGCTCGGGCAAGACCACCGCGCTGCGCGCCGTCGCCGGGTTCGTCCGCCCCGCCTCCGGGCGCGTCCTGCTCGGCGGGCGCGACGTCACCGGCCTGCCGCCGCACCTGCGGGGCGTGGGCATGGTCGTGCAGAGCTACGCCCTCTTCCCCCACATGCGGGTGGACCAGAACGTCGCCTTCGGGCTGAGGGCGCAGGGCGTGCCCCGCCGCGAGATCGCCGGACGGGTCGCCGAGGCGCTGGCCATGACCGGGATGGGGGACTACGCGCGCCGCCACCCGCGCGAGCTGTCCGGCGGACAGCAGCAGCGGGTGGCCATCGCCCGCGCCCTGGCCATCCGCCCCGGCGTGCTGCTGCTGGACGAGCCGCTGTCCGCGCTCGACGCCCAGCTGCGCTCGGACATGCTCGCCGAACTGGCCCGCCTGCACCGCGAACTCCCCGACGTCACGGTCCTGTACGTCACCCACGACCAGAGCGAGGCGCTCACCCTGGCCGACCGGGTGGCGGTCCTGGACCGGGCCCGGCTGCGCGACTGCGACACGCCCGAGCGCCTCTACCAGCGCCCCCGGACGCCGTTCACCGCCCGCTTCGTCGGCGGCGCCAACCTGCTGCCCGCGAGCCTGGCCGACGGACGCGTGCACTGCTGCGGCACCGTCCTGGAGGCCGACCCCGGCGACCTGCCGCCCGGCACCGGCGACGGCGACGGGCTGCGCGTGTGCCTGCGCCCGCACCGGCTCGCCCTCGGCGAGGGCGAGCACACCCTGGAGGGCCGGGTCACCGACGTCCAGTGGCGCGGCTCCACCCACCGGGTCACCGTCCTGGTCGACGGCGTCCCCGTCACCGCCGAACTCCGGGAGATGCGGACCCCGCCCGAGACCGGTGCGGCGGTCACGCTCGGCTTCGCCCGCCGGGACGCCGTCCTGCTGCCGGAGGAGGAGGCCTCGTGA
- a CDS encoding EF-hand domain-containing protein, whose protein sequence is MHVDTVPATAVAERFGRLFDTLDTDRDGAITWDDYQRLVDRYTKGYALDLSDRRAQAVHASYQMLWLELLRHGSPAQARLDRDAFVAAMHAASEDRSRFNMTEGVAEAVFDLLDTDDGGSISEAEYVRYAEVLGASSSDALDRFRALDTDGDGFIGRAEFVLSAREYLFGEDSDAPGGFVFGVI, encoded by the coding sequence ATGCACGTGGACACCGTTCCCGCCACCGCGGTCGCCGAGAGGTTCGGCCGCCTCTTCGACACGCTGGACACCGACCGCGACGGGGCCATCACCTGGGACGACTACCAGCGCCTGGTCGACCGCTACACGAAGGGGTACGCGCTGGACCTGAGCGACCGCCGGGCCCAGGCCGTCCACGCCTCCTACCAGATGCTCTGGCTGGAGCTGCTGCGCCACGGCTCGCCCGCCCAGGCGCGCCTGGACCGGGATGCGTTCGTCGCGGCGATGCACGCGGCCTCCGAGGACCGCAGCCGGTTCAACATGACCGAGGGCGTGGCCGAGGCGGTCTTCGACCTGCTCGACACCGACGACGGCGGGTCGATCAGCGAGGCGGAGTACGTCAGGTACGCCGAGGTCCTGGGGGCCTCCTCCTCCGACGCCCTGGACCGGTTCAGGGCCCTGGACACCGACGGCGACGGGTTCATCGGCCGCGCGGAGTTCGTCCTGTCGGCCCGGGAGTACCTCTTCGGCGAGGACTCCGACGCCCCGGGCGGGTTCGTCTTCGGCGTGATCTGA
- a CDS encoding 2-aminoethylphosphonate ABC transporter substrate-binding protein — protein sequence MPAVRTTAARVSAATAAFALAGALTSCAASDPADTVTVYTADGLRNEEGTGWLDQVFADFEAETGVTVQYVEGGSGEIVQRAGRETANPRADVIITLPPFIQQADGMGLLQQYEPQGSEHVGTKDPDGRWTTIVDNYFCLTYNTEELEEPPATWDDLLDPRFEGRLQYSTPGVAGDGTAVLIQTMHDFGGLEPAMDYLGRLQANNVGPSSSTGALGPKVDKGELLVANGDVQMNLAQARTMPNLGIWFPAHEEGEPSTFALPYTAGLVEGAPQADNGRALLDFLLSEAAQEQVVPVAGGFPARTDVPVEGGGAEELEALMEGVEVFEPDWDDIDANLPEYLDAWREATGS from the coding sequence ATGCCCGCCGTCCGCACGACCGCCGCCCGCGTGTCCGCCGCCACCGCCGCGTTCGCCCTCGCCGGAGCCCTGACCTCCTGCGCCGCCTCCGACCCCGCCGACACCGTCACCGTCTACACCGCCGACGGCCTGCGCAACGAGGAGGGCACCGGCTGGCTCGACCAGGTCTTCGCCGACTTCGAGGCCGAGACCGGCGTCACCGTCCAGTACGTCGAGGGGGGCTCGGGCGAGATCGTCCAGCGCGCCGGGCGCGAGACCGCCAACCCGCGGGCCGACGTCATCATCACCCTGCCGCCCTTCATCCAGCAGGCCGACGGCATGGGCCTGCTCCAGCAGTACGAGCCGCAGGGCTCCGAGCACGTCGGGACCAAGGACCCCGACGGGAGGTGGACCACGATCGTCGACAACTACTTCTGCCTCACCTACAACACCGAGGAGCTGGAGGAGCCGCCCGCCACCTGGGACGACCTGCTCGACCCCCGCTTCGAGGGCCGCCTCCAGTACTCGACGCCGGGCGTGGCGGGCGACGGCACGGCCGTGCTCATCCAGACCATGCACGACTTCGGCGGCCTGGAGCCCGCCATGGACTACCTCGGACGGCTCCAGGCCAACAACGTCGGCCCGTCCTCCTCCACCGGCGCGCTGGGCCCCAAGGTGGACAAGGGCGAGCTGCTCGTCGCCAACGGCGACGTCCAGATGAACCTCGCCCAGGCCCGCACCATGCCCAACCTCGGCATCTGGTTCCCCGCGCACGAGGAGGGGGAGCCGAGCACCTTCGCCCTGCCCTACACCGCCGGGCTGGTCGAGGGCGCGCCCCAGGCCGACAACGGCCGCGCCCTCCTGGACTTCCTGCTCTCCGAGGCCGCCCAGGAGCAGGTCGTCCCCGTGGCCGGGGGCTTCCCGGCCCGCACCGACGTCCCGGTGGAGGGCGGGGGCGCCGAGGAGCTGGAGGCGCTCATGGAGGGCGTGGAGGTCTTCGAGCCCGACTGGGACGACATCGACGCCAACCTGCCCGAGTACCTCGACGCCTGGCGCGAGGCCACCGGCAGCTGA
- a CDS encoding ABC transporter permease translates to MLVHSRPARRVVWALFAALVLPLFLLPLGVIVTASVSTNWSGVLPSGPTLDNFAGLSRGSTLEALRVSAVTAATASVLALVAGTWSALTAHALRRRGRAALDALFMLPVAVPTVVVGLALLVAFSQPPVLLNGTRTIVIIAHTVLVTAFAHQSVSAALDRLDPAYAQVAASLGARPARVLFQVRLPLLLPSLSAAAGLCFALSMGELSATMMLYPPSWMPLPVQIYAATDRGALFSGAASAIVLMAATLAVLLLLSRVRTRAAYR, encoded by the coding sequence GTGCTCGTGCATAGCCGACCCGCCCGCCGGGTCGTGTGGGCGCTGTTCGCCGCGCTCGTCCTGCCGCTGTTCCTGCTCCCGCTCGGCGTCATCGTCACCGCGTCGGTGTCCACCAACTGGAGCGGCGTCCTGCCCTCGGGGCCCACCCTGGACAACTTCGCCGGACTGTCCCGGGGCTCCACCCTGGAGGCGCTGCGCGTCAGCGCGGTCACCGCCGCCACCGCCAGCGTCCTGGCCCTGGTGGCCGGGACCTGGTCCGCGCTGACCGCGCACGCGCTGCGCCGACGCGGCAGGGCCGCCCTGGACGCCCTCTTCATGCTGCCCGTCGCGGTCCCCACGGTGGTCGTCGGACTGGCCCTGCTGGTGGCCTTCAGCCAACCGCCCGTGCTGCTCAACGGCACCCGGACCATCGTGATCATCGCGCACACCGTGCTGGTGACGGCCTTCGCCCACCAGTCGGTCTCCGCCGCCCTGGACCGGCTCGACCCGGCCTACGCCCAGGTGGCCGCCTCCCTCGGCGCCCGCCCGGCGCGGGTGCTGTTCCAGGTGCGGCTGCCCCTGCTGCTGCCCTCGCTCAGCGCCGCCGCCGGGCTCTGCTTCGCCCTGTCCATGGGCGAACTGAGCGCCACGATGATGCTCTACCCGCCCAGCTGGATGCCGCTGCCGGTCCAGATCTACGCCGCCACCGACCGGGGCGCCCTCTTCTCCGGGGCGGCCTCCGCCATCGTCCTGATGGCCGCCACCCTGGCCGTCCTGCTGCTGCTGTCCCGCGTGCGCACCCGCGCCGCCTACCGCTGA
- a CDS encoding ANTAR domain-containing protein has product MRPHDIAVADTVDTGVVRRTPAGWRVGDGEEVPDLVSAMVLADLLTGESGTRTPRSQAPGRAPEGASEVERLRHTIAQLEHALQSRVVVEQAIGVLAERHTMAPREAFERLRSSARSRGRKVADLARDVVESSTSPLTVLPDELGASPGSR; this is encoded by the coding sequence ATGAGGCCTCATGACATTGCGGTCGCCGACACGGTGGACACCGGTGTGGTCCGCCGCACCCCGGCCGGGTGGCGGGTGGGCGACGGCGAGGAGGTGCCCGACCTGGTGAGCGCGATGGTCCTGGCGGACCTGCTGACCGGCGAGTCGGGGACCCGGACCCCGCGTTCCCAGGCGCCCGGCCGGGCGCCGGAGGGCGCTTCGGAGGTGGAGCGGCTGCGGCACACCATCGCGCAGCTGGAGCACGCGCTGCAGTCGCGCGTGGTGGTGGAGCAGGCGATCGGGGTCCTGGCGGAGCGGCACACGATGGCGCCCCGCGAGGCCTTCGAGCGGCTGCGCTCCTCGGCGCGCTCGCGCGGGCGCAAGGTGGCGGACCTGGCGCGGGACGTGGTGGAGAGCAGCACGAGCCCCCTCACCGTGCTGCCCGACGAACTGGGCGCCTCCCCCGGTTCGCGCTAG
- the nudC gene encoding NAD(+) diphosphatase, giving the protein MDADATPSLSRFSVDPAAHRRLDGEWLAEAWAAPGTRVLVLEGGDPVAHGWRAVMAKQSRALITTGDEPRLVLVPPDEAPEGERYLLGTDGRDAYFAVRSGRELTATERTAPASLREIGALLGDRDTGLMTRAVALANWNATHGFCPRCGSRTTPAAAGHVRVCDREGTEQYPRMDPAVIMLVHRERDGREEMLLGNNPNWDARRFSVLAGFVDAGESLEQAVVREVAEEAGIVVERPRYLSSQPWPFPRSLMVGYTARAVGETERTDDEIGVTRWFTRAELAEAVHAEEILLPGRVSIARTLIEHWYGSELPGGW; this is encoded by the coding sequence ATGGACGCCGACGCGACTCCCTCCCTCTCCCGCTTCTCCGTCGACCCCGCCGCGCACCGGCGCCTGGACGGGGAGTGGCTGGCCGAGGCGTGGGCGGCCCCCGGCACCCGGGTGCTGGTCCTGGAGGGCGGGGACCCCGTCGCCCACGGCTGGCGGGCCGTCATGGCCAAGCAGTCCCGGGCCCTGATCACCACCGGGGACGAACCCCGACTGGTCCTGGTCCCCCCGGACGAGGCGCCCGAGGGCGAGCGCTACCTGCTGGGCACCGACGGACGGGACGCCTACTTCGCGGTCCGCTCCGGCCGGGAGCTCACCGCCACCGAACGGACCGCCCCGGCCTCCCTGCGCGAGATCGGCGCGCTCCTGGGCGACCGCGACACCGGGCTGATGACCCGCGCCGTCGCCCTCGCGAACTGGAACGCCACCCACGGGTTCTGCCCCCGCTGCGGCTCCCGCACCACCCCGGCCGCGGCCGGGCACGTGCGCGTGTGCGATCGGGAGGGCACCGAGCAGTACCCCCGGATGGACCCGGCGGTGATCATGCTGGTGCACCGCGAGCGCGACGGCCGCGAGGAGATGCTGCTCGGCAACAACCCGAACTGGGACGCCCGCCGCTTCTCGGTGCTGGCCGGGTTCGTGGACGCGGGGGAGTCGCTGGAGCAGGCCGTGGTCCGCGAGGTCGCCGAGGAGGCGGGGATCGTGGTCGAGCGCCCGCGCTACCTGTCCTCGCAGCCCTGGCCCTTCCCGCGCAGCCTGATGGTGGGCTACACCGCGCGGGCCGTGGGCGAGACCGAGCGCACCGACGACGAGATCGGCGTCACCCGGTGGTTCACCCGCGCCGAACTGGCCGAGGCCGTGCACGCGGAGGAGATCCTGCTGCCCGGGCGGGTCTCGATCGCCCGCACCCTCATCGAGCACTGGTACGGCTCGGAGCTCCCCGGCGGCTGGTGA